A stretch of DNA from Anopheles nili chromosome 2, idAnoNiliSN_F5_01, whole genome shotgun sequence:
AAATCGCCCTAGGGCGCGATTCTTTCCTtctggtgtgcgtttttttcctctctctcttccctcATGGTAGCTGCTAATTATGCAAGCGTTAATAAAGCCGCAGCTTCTGCGCTACCGATCTATGCCGGGAAAAACGTGAAAAGCCTGAACGTTGGGTGGGTCTTTCGCTGGCCGGCCATCGGCCTTTCTGACGTGCAAAGTCCGCGGTTCAATGTAGAACGGAATCCGCAGAAGAAATAGCTCAATTTACGGGCCATACTCCTCCTGTCTTGGGTATGATTCACCCCTCAATCGCTGCTCCCAGAGGGGCGGCTTAAATGGTTTTGCGAGGGATTGCGTTCTTTTTCGGCCGccgggtttttcattttcctcctgaattgtgtgtgtgtgcttttcttttcttctgaGTGTGTGTCttcatttcgtttcggttgctgGTCCGAGCTGCGAGAAGCCCGCTTGGGGGGAGAGCAATTCTCGGCAGGaaagtttccattttcctagCCGGATTTCGCATTAttgctctcgctcttttttgcttgtttgttaaTAATTCAAAGCCGAAACCCATAAAGAAAATTCACCCACCATTTAATGATGATGGAAGCGCTGGTTCAGGATCTCCTCAGGGTTCCTATTTTTCCGCCTTCTCGCAACCATTTGCTCCACTATGCTATCGATATGTGAGCCTCCGTCAAGGGggcaatcacacacacacacacgcgcgcgtcaTAAGGAGGTCAGATGGAGCTTTTTGGGGGGTTGATGGGTGcagagcgaaaagtggcaTGAAAGGCGAGCATAAGATGTGGTCATTCACATCTGAAAAATATCTTTCGCTCGGCGGCTCGCAGAAGGTAGGTagggtttcgctctctttccttctctcctTTTTACACTCACTTGTCGGGCTCGTTCGGCCGGAATAAAACCTCGAAAAGAGGCTGAGAAAGAGATTTTTAAATTGGGTGgtttaaattgattttgattAGATCCGAATCGACGGGTAGCCTTGGGGAAGGTGCGCGGAAATGATCGCGGAGCGGGATGGAATGATCGGGAAGGTGGAACAGAAAAGAGCTTCCCGGTTCGCGGATGGGGCCAATGTGGTTCATCGAATGTATGTGTGCTGTTCACATTTCGCACCCAAATCGTAATgctgccgtttgccgtttttccggcgtgtttttctttttgtttcttcgttcgtttttttttgcatccctgCTTTCCTCTCAGTTTAAACATCCACCAGGCATTATTTTCCTATTGGCGTAGgcttctcttttatttttgccggTGCGAATTGCGGATTCGTAGTTTTCTGCTTGCTTGCGCTTATCTTACGCTGTTGCTTTtatgggctgtttttttttgtttcgctttatCTCTCCTTTTGCTCGTCATCTCTTCGCTACTCGCGGTTCGTCGATCTTGCGAGGTGCGCCATTGCGCAGGCATTAATGCTTCaaatgcatttaattttgTCGGTTTCCGATACGGGTTTTGGACAGCTCTTTTGCGTCCGATCGATCGCTTTTGGAATGGACGATGAATGAATACATTCTTCCACTCGTTGATTGTTTTGGTAGTTAAATTAATTCGAAATAATGCATTCATGGTCTAGCTTGAACTTGTTGTGACTCTGTCTAGTTCTAGTTCCATTTTTGTGCGCCTGATTCCCACCATTCGATCGACATTTAAACTATAGCAATCAATATGAAACCAGACAAATGTGGACAATGACGTAATCACTTAATTGGCCACATTttgtgacgaaaaaaaaaacaccgaaataatttattaaattatttttgcgCCCAAAATTGCAACACGTCATAAAGACGCTACTAAAATCATTTCTTGTGCCTTAAGTGAATAATGCGCTTTCTGttggatgaaggaaaaatgtcTTCACGTCCAAAATTTCACCCCGTAAATGATTTAAAGCGAAGTTATGGTtaaagaataacaaaaaaatcctttcttccaaacataaaataatcgAATGCGCAGTAAAACAGCGTCTTTCCCACAAAAGTGAGCGTCTCTCGTGGCGTCATTTACCCTCCCataaacgaaaccgaaaccccggCCAGTGTGTGCCTGTATCTTCTCCGTGTCCGCCCGGCCCTTAGGACGTGTCCTGTTTGTCCCTTTTGTCACGACGACGGTGGGTTTGCTCGCGCACAACTACCCTCCTCGCGAGCAGGCATCGGATTGCGTCTGCGCACACGTGTTCGATCCTTACGCCACTCCGCATCGCGATGCCGTTCGATGAAAGAAGGACCCCGTGCGTTGGAAACCGCGTGCCCGCGCGCACGGTTTGTTCTAGTTTTGGTGCGTTGCGTGGAGGGATTTTTATCGCCCCTATATCGTCCCCTGCGGCACGAATATCCTTGAGGTGCGTGGCCGCTGGCCCTCCGCTTCCTGCTGGGAGATTCATTTTTGAatctcctttttttatcggttTACAATAAATGcaagaagaaaggaagaagcgaaaaaaaaatcccccggCCTGGACGCTTCACGACGCTCAAAACAACACCCAAGCGCGCTTGCTAGCTGTCCTGCTTTTACTCTCAGTTGGCATTCCGTTGCTATGGaaatttttccccttttccagATTTGCCACTTTTCCCGGATTCCCGGTGTAATTCTCTCACACGGGGCAAAACGGTGGATTTTTTGCGCACTTCCTGCAGGTAAAAAAATCGCTTGCTTTCAATTCAAGTGAAAAAGAGGACCCCGTGGGCAAAGTGTACTGATGGTTCGTGCTTTTGTTCCTTTAATTTCTAACCTCCTTCTAGGTTCGACAGACCCTAAATCGGTGCGTTGATTGTTCGCTTCACGATCGATATGTacgcacatttttttctctgttgtCCGCGTGTCAGCCTTTAAGCTTCTCCTGGCGGGGCAACCTGGAGATAATCGGTTTCGGCTATCGGCCCGTTTTGGGTGTGCGGGATTTTGCGTTAAATTTCTGCGCACATTGCACATGCGCGTAGAAATTATTCAAACCGGTTATTTGCCCCGAACCGACGGGAGGATTTTATTCTAATTCCCCTCCCATCTttctgtgccttttttttgccatctcaAGCGAAGCGGGTTTTTACTTGCCAGCTTAGTCACAGCAACACAGAAAAACAAGGGGACGCGATTCTGTTCTGATCCTGCCATAGCACCCGGGTCTTTTCAGTGGCGTACGGGACAACAACCCGTTTCGGtattgggacgcaaaagcgaaCGGTTCGAAACTTGTCCGAACGTGATACCCAAGACGTCCCACCGTTGGgtcgtgcgtacgtgtgtgtatatgGTTTGGATTTTGTTTCGTATGTTTTTCCCCCGGGTGACCTTTTTCCACGTCGGTTTTGCGACGCAACGCTACAAATTCCTGTACGGCGTGGTGTGAGCTATGGTTGGAGATTTAAACGCTTGGTCCGTTAGAAATGGGTGTCCCAGCGTGAGGCGGttccgtgtgcatgtgtggaTGCGTGTGAGAAAAGAGACGACCGGTTGAGCGACAGGTTTCGCCGTTTAAAGTCCAATGTTTTGTGATGATTAATAGTGCGATGGTTCGAATCAGCTcttcttatttatttatcttccaTTCACGTTCCACGGTCATAGAACGATAATATTGACataccaaaaaaacacagcccaCGATCAATTTTTTAATGACTCGTCTTCGATTGTCCCGTTTTAGGTGAACGTCCTTACCATTGTGACTATCCCGGGTGTACCCGTGCCTTCACGCAGAGTGGCCAGTTGAAGACACACCAACGGCTACATACGGGCGAACGGCCTTTCATCTGCTCGGCTACCAACTGCCAGATGCGGTTCACGCATGCGAATCGCCACTGTCCGGATCATCCGAACGATACGCTCAAACGGTGCGATGACTTCGTTATCCAAACCGTCCCGGAGCAGAACAGTGAGGTCCTGAAGTGGCTAGAGAAGTATCGAGCCGAGCGTGAGGATCGAACGCCAACTCGCAAGACACCGAAAAGAAGTAGCTCATCCGAAAGGAGACGTTGTGGCGTTGAAGGAACCGTCCCTATCACGGCTAGCTCTGTTGGAGTTGGTAGTAGTTCCGGTGGAAGCAATGGCACTCGAGGAATCGATGACGATGGGGTGGATAACGCGCAAAACGAGGTTGAAAACCAACGATCGAGTTCGCTACCGAAGGCAAACATCGAGAACCACTTGCCGGTGGGCATTAACGGTAGTAATGGGGCTGTTGGTGGAGCTGCATACGGCGGAGTAAACAATGAGCAATTACAATCGTTGCCACTGACACCGTACAAATCGAGCCGCAAGGGGCTTATGGACATGAACGCCGGTTCCGGAAGCCCAGTGTTGATGGCGAAAGCGAAGAACTCCCGGCCGAAACTGATCCAGTGGCAggaaccaaccaaccaagaTGAATCCGGGGACGAGTGCTGCGCACCATCGACCCTGTCCACGTACAACCCGAAGAAGAAGTGGTTGCAGGACGCTTGTCAGGATGAACTCGCGAAACCACTCGAACCGAATCTGATCTCGCAGAAGGTGTTCTCGTCCACAACGTCGACGATGGCCCTTAAGCAGCAGTTGCACCAGGAAGGTGGCTACATTAGATCACCAGTGAAAAGGCAACTGCTCAGTGCGATGGGCCACACAAAACCATTGCCACGTATAGAGGGCTTCGGTGGTGCCAGTTTGCCCGTCCCAGTACTATCTCCCATCGTTACAGCGCCTCCGATCGATCCAAATCAAACTCGCCCAACGGTACTGATGGTGGCCAGCAAGGACTGTGCTCGGCCCCTGTTCGAGCAACATGCACCAGCGCTGGTAGCAAATGGTGGTGGCCCCCCGAGCACAATAACCTCAAATTCCTCGCCAAAACCGGAGGAGAACAATCGCATGCTTCAGGGTGCACTTGCGCTGATGCAGCTTGCCACAAAGAACGCCCTGCTCGGTGGTTCCTTCGCTAATCAGGGCGATCTGGGAGAGAACGAACCTAGCCCGTACCTGGAAGGATTGACGGTTCCACCGGCAAGCCTGGTTCCTTCGGATCTACTAAACACTGCTATCGACACGAACGGGCACGCTTCGCACCAAGAGAGCTACGCTGAAAGCTGCTGAAGCGTCCACCTGATCAGGGTATCCCTAGCGGCAAGCAGGAATGGCCCAACGCCGACGGAATCTTGCCCCGTTGCTTGGAACTTAAGGGACAGCTTGACTAAAGACCATTTCCAAAGAAGATGTAGAAGGCTATCGCAAAGAACTATGGAAGGCTAGCTAGGATTTTGAATCTGTCGGTAGAGAATGGGAGTGTTTGCACCCGTAGTGTACAGTTTTATATAAAATATGCAGCTGCAAGCGTACATAATCTATAACTTTAGATTTATAACATCTTCGACAGGAGCGAACTTAACTTTACCTCTTTATAATGATTCCCTGTGATTAATCTAttggaagatgaaaaacagAACGATGTGTACAGTTGAAACGTTTTTTATCGCCTATTAGGATAATCGAACGACGTGTATAGTTTTGTCGTGTCTACAGTGAACATGAACAGTGAAAAATAACTATTATGTCTCCTATTTAACTATTTACACATTGACATTGTTACACATTTTGAAACGATTGCTAATTCTCTCGGCTCATTTCGAGCAATTTCAGAACCAAATTAACACATTTCCTTTTTACTAGTTCTTTTGTAACAATTTGCTTTGTCGAAACAGGCAAAGCTCCTCGAGTGTATTTATACCGTCTAATGATAGAATGCGCGCTGCTTGTGTTAATCCTGGAATATAGAAGCGAGAAAAGTAaagttatttattgttatttttccttaatcttctaaattacgtttaaacgattgaaaaaaatactttATATCCATTGATAGTGTACAGATCtgttaaaaaaatgtactttttttgctcgaaCCGTACGAActtgcataatttttttttgtattaatgTGCGCCGCGTTTCTACAACAAAGGGTACGGGGTTCATTTGAAAGCGTTTAAATGAGCATGGGATTCGTTGCATAATAAAGGCAAGAGTGTACAAACTGTTTATAAATGACGGCGTTTGGATGCAGCTTTTATTGGTTTAGTTGTTTGTCTACATATCGGTCAGactgagaaaataaaatactttcCAATGGTTAAAAAGATTAATGATGTTCGTGGAGGGTCGGTAAATGGAGAGCACATCCTCTGTAGTTTTCCAGTCAAAGTGCACTcacgaaagaaaacataaaacttaGTTGCATGGCATTCATAAAAGCATACTGCCTAATGAttcataattttatttcgaatAGCTTCTAGCTTCGTTTCACAGGTTAGTTAAGGTGCACAGATTGGGTACATTTTTGAAAACGCCTCATTGCTATTGTTTCGCCGGTCTTCATGATGGGGATCCTACACTCTtagagaaacaacaaaacgatcgTATCGCTGCGCTAATTATATCGGTCGCTTATTGTGCCTTTGCCAACCGCTCGGAAACGTCTTTCCAGTTAACCACATCGAACACGGCGTCGACATAGTTCGGTCTTAGGTTTTTGTACTGCAGATAGTAAGCATGCTCCCAAACGTCGATACCCAACAGGGGAACGAGTcctgtgaaataaaaaaagggaattaCCAACGCGTCGATGTGATTGCTTATTGGTTTTTTGGTTTAATGGCTACGAGTTCCTACCAGTGGTCGCTTCCAGTGGATCCTGATTCGGGCAGGCGGCGATTTGGAGCAGCTTGCTCTTCTTGTTGTACCCCAACCAGGCCCAGCCGGATCCTTGCACGGCGACGGCAGCggctttcatttcttttttgaaattttccatGCTTTGGAAATCGCGGTTAAGCGCCTTCTGCAGCTCCGCTGACGGGTCGCTGCGATCCGGAGAGAGATTTTTCCAGAAGATGGAGTGATTGATATGACCGCCACCGTTGAACTTGATCGCGTTGCCCAGCTGGATGATCTTCGAGACGTCCTTCTTGGCCACGGCATCCTGCAGTTGCTCTTCGGCCGCGTTCAGATTCGTAACGTACGCGTTATGATGCTTCTGGTGGTGCAGCTGCAAATGAGAAATGGAGAGACGAATAAAAATAGTCTACGTATAGTATGTCTACGAAAGGGGCATCCATTTTGTGGGCTCCATTTTTGTTCTACCTCCATGATTTCGCGACAAATAACCGGCTCCAACGCCCCGAAATCGTACGGCAGATCCGGCAAGGTGTGCTTGCTGCGACAACCCAGCACAGCGCTGCAGTTCCTAGTGTAATAAGAGAACATTGTTTATAAATACCAGTCGTTATCAAATTCGGCAACACGTCCGCAGATGTGGAATAGTTATGCCTTTACATAACACCTAACACACGCAAACAGGAGAAAAGGGCCTCCGAGATGCTGATTATACTGGGTGTAAGGCAAAGGTATGAACTATTCCCATTAGATGAAGCATGTAAAACTTACTTAGCGGTGGAAAACAGTGCACCTCGCATCGCCAacatttttacttttttattgtGGAATTTACTTGCGAATAGCTTCAATCCTTATCAGCCGAATACTGAACGCAAGTGGAGTAGAGTACTGCTTCTCCTCACGGGATAATATGACAGAACTTAACTACACCGAGACCGGCAAAAAATAGCGACTACCTAATTAAGGATATCTATTGTTTCTGATGGTGTATTGTGATTATTTAACTTTGTTGCAAAGCGGCAAACTATGCGAAGGTAAGCACCAAGTGGTATTTCAACTCTGAGAGAAATTCGAGTTTGACAGTTCATGCCCTGAAAAAGATGTAAACATTAACTTTTGCCCGTTTTCATCCGTATGAATGTTTTTAAGGACGAAAAACGAGACATAGAGAAAGaagcagagaaaaaggaagaaagagaaagtgggAGAAGGCGAGGATCAGGGATCAATTATTTGAGAATCAATATATAAagaatattttgaattttttgcaacattgcaTATCAGCATAGTGCAAATACTTCTGTCTGGATCTTCTCTCTGTTTTCTCTAATTTCTAACTacttttaatcaatttttgcTTATAAATAAGCTATTACTTTTTACATGTTCGATTAACTAATTATAGAAGCTTTACTCATTCTTTTTCATTCTGTGAAACCCATATTTTGATCTAACTTATGGTAAGGACTGAAATTTCGCCATCCTCTTTTGCACACAGTAGGATATCAATATGATTTGATTATTCCATTATGAAAGTAACCATAAGCCCGGCCCATATATTTAGCACGAGGTCGTTAATTAAACTTACGACATATGGCCAATAGTTGCCAGTCCTTACATCAATTGAGGCTGTGGAGTAGTTCATCCTATGCACAGAGAATTACAGTCGGACCCTTGAAGTTGGACTCATTATAGTATCGTAATATATCCTCCATAAATAAGAAGAAATCCTACTTGACTCATTgaattgcatttattttccaattgaatttatatttatttgtatGCATCTGTTATTTGTAGTCCTACTCGGACTCTAGGATAGCAGGAAAACGCCGCGTGGCCATTAACCGATTCCCTAGGATGCATCTTTTAATCACATTCGATGCATGATTCTAGACCATTCTCTGACCATTCTCGAAAACTAAATCGAGTATGGAATGGTAGTATCTCGATTATATTGTATTAATAATCTGTTGCTATTGATAGTTTTGCTATTTAGTATCTAGTTATTAATATGCTGTTGCTATTGATAGTGTTGCTATTGATAACATTCTAATTTGTTGTCATTTTGTTGACTTAAGTACATGTTTTGTCTATTGTGTGTAAATAATCACTTTATGGCTTGTTTTATATCAGAAAACCTTTGACTAAGACGtattttttatgataaatAGGTCATGGAGGCCAGATATGAACaagaaacaataataataataaggtAGAAACATGTGTGCCAATTATCAGTCATTTCTATATCTGTTTGTATTTCAGCTGAGACAAACGTAATGTGTATTTTAGATGAATATCTACGCATCTGGGTTAAAGGTAAGGCCCCATTTTAGGTGGGATAAGAAATCCTTTCTTGAAATCTGGATCCGTCGCCATATGCAATCTATGTGCCATGTTGGGTGCAAACCAGCCTGTCTGGTTTCGAATAGTGCGTGATGATTTAGCtcatgtttaaaaatattcacGTTTATAgaataaaattacatttctCAACATTTATACATAACGAAATAAAGTCCGGAAAAATAGTTTTAGTATCTTAAGACTTTTAATATGTATCATATAGAGCAGCATACCAATTTTACGTTCATGGATGATGGTTTGCCAACGATAGTTGCATTTGTCATGATGAACGAATAGATTCTTTACAAAGGATGCATTTTACAATATACTTAGCTAAATGCTATCGATTGGGTTCGTTATCTTCTATAGCATTATTTACGTGTGCTTAATATTAACCTTGCCTGACACGCGGGATAAGTAAAAGCAGGGAAACTGTTCGCAATTCCGTACAGTATTTTTACGTTATCTTTATTCCTAGCCGTTGTAAACAGAGCTTTGCggctgctgcttttgctgcctttttggTGTTGCAAGCAATTGTCGGTTGATACTCACGTCCGTTTACGAGTACCTTGAATATAAAATTCTTCGCATGCACGGGTCCAGTGTCGTGTACCACTTCGTACTGCGGGATagtccatttttgttttgtggcgtACTCGGCCAGTAACGATACCGGGTGTTTGCCGTCAGTGTTGACTTCCTTGGGTTTAGACTGCTTCTTCTGGAACTGGTGCGGTCGTTGTTTGTTATCTCCTTCACCGAGTCCACGCTTATCCAGCTTCACGTCCAACATGAGCGGTTGCAACGAGCCGTTCTTCTCCTTTCCAAGTCCTTGTCCTGGTTGCCAGCCCATTTTCTGCAGCAATTGCATCCCCATGCCCCCGGTGACCGGGGCTgacggtttctttttcttcttcagaAAAGTTTTGTTCATTATTGctaaataaaattgtttctaTAAACATCAACATTATTAACAATAGTTTATAGCTCGTAATTATGATGTTATTGCTCATAATATATGGCTAACAATAAATtggaagaaagaaataatATATTCTTACCTATTTTGGATTAGTTACACTACgattgatacttttttttcgatgctaGGGTTTTCCCACGGTACAATGCAAGGGTCTAGCTTATTGGGTAATCCTGTATTAATCAATGGCTTAAAGGAATACTCCTCGATTCTGGTTATTTACCGGACCGGCAACCGTAGGCCATATGTCCTACTATGGTTTATACAATATCGATTAAATTTCACACCTAGTTTTTACGAAGTTACAAAGACTTCAATTAGCAATTGTTTGCTGAAGACCGTATTCACTGTTTATGTTTTGCAAACTGTCATCGAGTCAGCTGGACGGTCCCAGTAGCGTCGGTAACTCGACTCTGGGACTCACGAATCAGGTCTGTCATTCCTTTTTAGTCCGGCACTCAAAGTCCGATCCGCTAGATGGGTGCATGGCAAAACACTTCTTTCTTCACTAATTTATCCTTCTGTAGCTGGTTTACCAACCCTCTGCTTAGAATCTTTCAAATATGTCTACGTTAGTTGCATTGGCAGCATTGCACTCTATGCATTGAGTAAAATGAAGCTAAATTTTAGTTGTTTTAGTTTTCATTTATATTCTAGATTAATTTGTAGGATTTCATAAGAAGTTGTGTGACAATCGCGCTTTAATCGAGTACAAGATATTTAATCTAACTTACGATAGGAACTGAGCGAACCGAAAattcgttatccttttttcacGTAGTAGGATCCATGATTCAATCCTCTTTGACTATGCCATTATGATTACTCTAGCTCAGCCCACATATTTAGTATGAGGTCCTTCATT
This window harbors:
- the LOC128728504 gene encoding uncharacterized protein LOC128728504, whose protein sequence is MAQNTPKRLKTAIPSACVNYLSTPPPSVRITGSPPHPGVIGTPTSDAQTPGGQQHPSQAWSNSWLSDATTPTSSCSSPDGHHNRSFGGHNSSGTPHNWSSTSGGGGSAEKAENKRGRPRSEALTTLMVEGSISPSSIKCHYCNRVFPREKSLQAHLRTHTGERPYHCDYPGCTRAFTQSGQLKTHQRLHTGERPFICSATNCQMRFTHANRHCPDHPNDTLKRCDDFVIQTVPEQNSEVLKWLEKYRAEREDRTPTRKTPKRIGSSSGGSNGTRGIDDDGVDNAQNEVENQRSSSLPKANIENHLPVGINGSNGAVGGAAYGGVNNEQLQSLPLTPYKSSRKGLMDMNAGSGSPVLMAKAKNSRPKLIQWQEPTNQDESGDECCAPSTLSTYNPKKKWLQDACQDELAKPLEPNLISQKVFSSTTSTMALKQQLHQEGGYIRSPVKRQLLSAMGHTKPLPRIEGFGGASLPVPVLSPIVTAPPIDPNQTRPTVLMVASKDCARPLFEQHAPALVANGGGPPSTITSNSSPKPEENNRMLQGALALMQLATKNALLGGSFANQGDLGENEPSPYLEGLTVPPASLVPSDLLNTAIDTNGHASHQESYAESC
- the LOC128720650 gene encoding superoxide dismutase [Mn], mitochondrial isoform X2, producing the protein MLAMRGALFSTANAVLGCRSKHTLPDLPYDFGALEPVICREIMELHHQKHHNAYVTNLNAAEEQLQDAVAKKDVSKIIQLGNAIKFNGGGHINHSIFWKNLSPDRSDPSAELQKALNRDFQSMENFKKEMKAAAVAVQGSGWAWLGYNKKSKLLQIAACPNQDPLEATTGLVPLLGIDVWEHAYYLQYKNLRPNYVDAVFDVVNWKDVSERLAKAQ
- the LOC128720650 gene encoding superoxide dismutase [Mn], mitochondrial isoform X1; the encoded protein is MLAMRGALFSTAKNCSAVLGCRSKHTLPDLPYDFGALEPVICREIMELHHQKHHNAYVTNLNAAEEQLQDAVAKKDVSKIIQLGNAIKFNGGGHINHSIFWKNLSPDRSDPSAELQKALNRDFQSMENFKKEMKAAAVAVQGSGWAWLGYNKKSKLLQIAACPNQDPLEATTGLVPLLGIDVWEHAYYLQYKNLRPNYVDAVFDVVNWKDVSERLAKAQ
- the LOC128728515 gene encoding protein Son-like produces the protein MNKTFLKKKKKPSAPVTGGMGMQLLQKMGWQPGQGLGKEKNGSLQPLMLDVKLDKRGLGEGDNKQRPHQFQKKQSKPKEVNTDGKHPVSLLAEYATKQKWTIPQYEVVHDTGPVHAKNFIFKVLVNGREYQPTIACNTKKAAKAAAAKLCLQRLGIKIT